The proteins below come from a single Fusarium verticillioides 7600 chromosome 3, whole genome shotgun sequence genomic window:
- a CDS encoding ADP-ribosylation factor-like protein 1: MGNSMSWFSNLLFAKKEIRILILGLDNAGKTTLLYRLKVGEVVTTIPTIGFNVESVTYKNLNFNVWDLGGQTSIRPYWRCYYANTAAVIFVVDSTDIERLHTASEELSAMLNEEELKDAALLVFANKQDQPGAKGAGEISEALRLGELRDRNWSIVACSAVDGSGVNEGMDWLVQTVNQD, translated from the exons ATGGGAAACTCAATGTCATGGTTCTCCAACCTACTGTTTGCGAAAAAGGAGATCAGAATATTGATCCTCGGCCTG GATAACGCTGGAAAGACAACATTGCTGTATCGACTCAAG GTCGGCGAAGTTGTCACAACGATACCTACAATTGGCTTCAATGTCGAATCTGTCACATACAAGAACCTGAACTTTAACGTCTGG GATCTCGGCGGCCAAACAAGCATCCGACCTTACTGGCGGTGCTACTACGCCAACACAGCAGCTGTCATCTTCGTTGTGGACTCAACCGATATCGAGCGATTACACACCGCTTCAGAGGAGCTCTCAGCCATGCTGAACGAGGAAGAACTGAAGGATGCGGCCCTGCTAGTCTTTGCCAACAAACAGGATCAGCCAGGAGCCAAGGGCGCAGGTGAGATTTCTGAGGCCCTGCGTCTGGGCGAGCTCCGCGACCGCAACTGGAGTATCGTGGCCTGCTCAGCGGTCGATGGCAGCGGTGTGAATGAGGGCATGGACTGGCTTGTG CAAACTGTCAACCAGGACTAA
- a CDS encoding E3 ubiquitin ligase complex SCF subunit scon-3: protein MAESTSTQKVWLASNDSATIEVDRVVAERSMLIKNMLEDIGDEGINAENPIPIPNVNEAVLRKVIEWCDHHRNDPLQAQDDDSDARKKTTDIEEWDQKFMQVDQEMLFEIILASNYLDIKPLLDVGCKTVANMIKGKSPEEIRKTFNITNDFTPEEEEQIRRENEWAEDR from the exons AAGTCTGGCTGGCGTCCAACGACAGCGCCACTATTGAAGTCG ACCGTGTTGTTGCCGAGCGATCAatgttgatcaagaacatgttGGAAGACATCGGTGATGAGGGTATCAATGCTGAGAACCCTATTCCTATCCCCAAC GTGAACGAGGCCGTTCTTCGCAAGGTGATTGAGTGGTGCGACCATCACCGCAACGATCCCCTCCAGGCACAGGATGACGATTCCGACGCCCGCAAGAAGACGACTGATATCGAAGAGTGGGACCAAAAGTTTATGCAGGTCGATCAGGAGATGCTGTTTGAAATCATCCTT GCATCCAACTATCTCGACatcaagcctcttcttgatgtcggCTGCAAGACCGTCGCCAACATGATCAAGGGCAAGTCTCCCGAAGAGATCCGCAAAACTTTCAACATCACGAATGATTTCACtcctgaggaggaggagcagatCCGCCGGGAGAATGAGTGGGCTGAGGATCGTTAA
- a CDS encoding 60S ribosomal protein L39, protein MPSHKSFRTKQKLAKAQKQNRPVPQWIRLRTGNTIRYNAKRRHWRKTRIGI, encoded by the exons ATGCCG AGCCACAAGTCTTTCCGAACCAAGcagaagcttgccaaggcCCAGAAGCAGAACCGCCCTGTGCCTCAATGGATTCGCCTCCGAACTGGCAACACCATCCG CTACAACGCTAAGCGAAGGCATTGGCGCAAGACCCGCATCGGTATCTAA
- a CDS encoding 2-dehydropantoate 2-reductase has product MDKARILLVGCGGIGCIAALNLETGGRAEVTAVLRSSYQIVKERGFTINSVDYGQILGFRPTEILPSIPDGSKPGISPFDYIICATKNIPVISTPVADLIRPAVTLGYTTILLLQNGLNIQVPVQEAFPDNVILSGISMCGSSEPKPGTIQHNLHDELRIGPFEDFGNAAERAKDLVARFNAGGRCTCHYDDNVTFSRWRKLLYNAVYNPVGALTRLDTGDMQLCPGLVDEVIRPGMKEIQAAAAAYGQELTDEMIEATIVTEPVDAHVSPSMLIDVRKEQYIEVENLLGEPLRAAQARQVPTPILQNHYSLASSYQWKLHSQKDISEMK; this is encoded by the exons ATGGATAAGGCAAGAATCCTACTCGTCGGCTGTGGGGGAATAGGCTGTATAGCAGccctcaacctcgagaccGGAGGCCGGGCTGAGGTTACAGCTGTGCTGCGCTCAAGCTATCAAATAGTCAAGGAGCGAGGATTCACCATCAATTCTGTAGATTATGGCCAAATCCTTGGCTTCAGACCAACCGAGA TCCTACCATCTATTCCTGATGGCTCCAAGCCCGGCATCTCACCCTTTGACTACATCATCTGTGCCACCAAAAACATACCAGTGATCTCTACACCGGTGGCTGATCTTATACGCCCTGCCGTTACTCTCGGATACACCACCATCCTGCTCCTTCAGAATGGACTTAACATTCAAGTTCCTGTCCAGGAGGCATTTCCGGATAATGTAATTCTCTCTGGTATCAGTATGTGTGGTTCCTCGGAGCCCAAACCTGGCACCATCCAACACAATCTGCACGATGAGCTGCGTATTGGCCCCTTTGAAGACTTTGGCAACGCTGCTGAGAGAGCAAAGGATCTTGTAGCACGCTTCAATGCTGGAGGACGCTGCACTTGCCACTACGATGATAACGTCACCTTCTCTCGGTGGAGGAAGCTCCTCTATAATGCAGTTTACAATCCAGTTGGTGCTCTGACAAGACTGGATACTGGCGATATGCAGCTTTGTCCTGGCCTCGTCGACGAGGTTATACGGCCTGGCATGAAAGAAATACAAGCTGCAGCCGCAGCTTATGGACAGGAGCTTACAGATGAGATGATAGAAGCAACGATTGTGACCGAACCTGTTGATGCCCATGTATCACCGAGTATGTTGATAGATGTTAGAAAG GAACAGTACATTGAGGTAGAAAACCTCCTCGGTGAACCACTTAGAGCTGCCCAGGCACGCCAAGTACCAACCCCGATTCTTCAGAACCACTACTCTCTAGCAAGTAGTTATCAGTGGAAGCTCCACAGCCAGAAGGATATTTCAGAGATGAAATGA